A window of Leptotrichia wadei contains these coding sequences:
- a CDS encoding thiamine phosphate synthase has product MIMDKIKLNIISNRKLCANSNLKKQVEKIFSDYEKKIILKNFEITALTLREKDLDKSKYLNLVKKIYPICQKYKINLILHQNYDLNLDEKYNIEGIHLSYNVFKSLEENIKTGLIKKYKKIGVSIHSLEEAKEVEILGANYVVAGHIFKTDCKKGLEPRGLKFVENLSSVLNIPVFAIGGINERNSQSVINSGAFGLCMMSNLMK; this is encoded by the coding sequence ATTATTATGGATAAAATAAAATTAAATATTATTAGTAACAGAAAATTATGTGCTAACAGTAATCTTAAAAAGCAAGTTGAAAAAATTTTTTCTGATTATGAGAAAAAAATAATTCTAAAAAATTTTGAGATTACTGCACTTACTTTAAGAGAAAAAGATTTAGATAAAAGTAAATATCTAAACTTAGTGAAAAAAATTTATCCTATTTGCCAAAAATATAAGATAAATTTAATTTTACATCAAAATTATGATTTAAACTTGGATGAAAAATATAATATTGAAGGTATTCATTTAAGTTATAATGTTTTTAAGTCTTTAGAAGAAAATATTAAAACAGGACTTATAAAAAAATATAAAAAAATAGGAGTATCTATACATAGTCTTGAGGAAGCTAAAGAAGTAGAAATTTTGGGAGCAAACTATGTAGTTGCAGGACATATATTTAAAACAGATTGTAAAAAAGGCTTAGAACCAAGGGGACTAAAATTTGTTGAAAATCTATCATCTGTATTAAACATTCCTGTATTTGCAATAGGCGGAATAAATGAAAGAAATTCCCAGTCTGTTATTAATAGTGGAGCTTTTGGACTATGTATGATGTCAAATCTAATGAAATAG
- a CDS encoding gamma-glutamyl-gamma-aminobutyrate hydrolase family protein yields the protein MNNKRKPLIGITTSLELNPNRLNDHKTIVSVDYSKAVINAGGIPFILPITENLEVIKEQIQVLDGLLLSGGGDPDPVLYGEDCLQEVGSITPQRDEFELVILDEFMKTGKPVFGICRGLQIANVYFGGSLYQDVKYTGSTINHMQKWLPDLPTHDINIEEDNILFEIFGKKARTNSYHHQMIKDLGNGLTSIAKANDGIIEAFQNKNHKFFYAVQWHPEMMAVRGNQKMQKIFDKFIKSCEK from the coding sequence ATGAATAACAAAAGAAAACCATTAATAGGAATCACTACTTCGCTGGAATTAAATCCAAACAGATTAAATGACCACAAAACAATAGTTTCAGTAGATTATAGCAAAGCCGTCATAAATGCTGGAGGAATTCCGTTTATTTTGCCAATAACTGAAAATCTTGAAGTTATAAAGGAACAGATACAAGTTTTAGATGGACTTTTACTTTCGGGCGGGGGAGATCCTGATCCAGTTTTATATGGAGAAGACTGTCTGCAGGAGGTTGGAAGCATTACACCGCAGCGTGATGAATTTGAGCTTGTAATTTTAGATGAATTTATGAAAACTGGAAAACCTGTTTTTGGAATTTGTCGTGGACTTCAAATTGCAAATGTTTATTTTGGTGGAAGTCTGTATCAAGATGTAAAATATACAGGCTCAACAATTAATCATATGCAAAAATGGCTTCCAGACTTACCAACACATGATATAAACATTGAAGAGGACAATATTTTATTTGAAATTTTTGGAAAAAAAGCAAGAACAAATTCTTATCATCATCAAATGATAAAAGATTTGGGAAATGGATTAACTTCGATTGCAAAAGCAAACGATGGAATAATAGAGGCTTTTCAAAACAAAAATCACAAATTCTTTTATGCCGTTCAATGGCATCCTGAAATGATGGCAGTCCGTGGAAACCAAAAAATGCAAAAGATTTTTGACAAATTTATTAAAAGCTGTGAAAAATAG